The proteins below are encoded in one region of Planctopirus limnophila DSM 3776:
- the typA gene encoding translational GTPase TypA, with amino-acid sequence MKRRNDIRNVAIIAHVDHGKTTLVDSLIKFSGQFRESQLQQECILDSNDQERERGITILAKNIALTYGDTKINIIDTPGHADFGGEVERVLRMADGALVLVDSFEGPRPQTRFVLQKALEVGLQPLVVVNKIDRPDARPLDVLNETFDLFVELGADDATLDFPYVFASGRSGYASHDPATRSGDIRPLLDLIIERIPGPEVDEEAPLQYMVTSLTYSEFVGRIATGRISCGKIKTGQTISLMKADGSIKNEKVVALEVFDKLGRTPVQEATAGDIVAITGLSKPEIGDTVADPAFPKAMPRISVDEPTISMVFTINSSPFAGAKEGGGKYLTTRHLRDRLDRELESNVALRVTEASDKEAFNVSGRGVLHLSVLIEQMRREGYELSVGKPQVIRKRIDGKIYEPFEILVVDVPQNEVGPVMEIVGNRRGEVTNMTTNSTGMSHLEFSIPARGLIGIRTRMLNATRGEAIIHHQFDCYKPIEGDVPRRANGVLVSQERGKVVAFALGKLQERSELFVAPGDEVYEGMIVGENSRDTDMVVNPIREKKLTNMRASGSDENIILKPPRRLSLEAALEYIEDDEYVEVTPSIIRLRKIRLTETERKQHSRGSVTE; translated from the coding sequence ATGAAGCGACGAAACGACATCCGCAACGTGGCCATTATTGCTCACGTTGACCATGGCAAAACCACTCTGGTGGACAGTTTGATCAAGTTCAGTGGCCAGTTCCGCGAGTCACAACTCCAGCAGGAATGTATCCTGGATTCTAATGACCAGGAACGCGAACGCGGCATTACCATCCTCGCCAAAAACATCGCCCTGACCTATGGCGATACCAAAATCAATATCATCGATACTCCCGGCCACGCCGACTTCGGTGGTGAAGTCGAACGCGTCTTGCGGATGGCCGATGGCGCCCTGGTACTCGTCGACTCGTTCGAAGGTCCACGCCCACAAACTCGCTTCGTGCTCCAAAAAGCACTGGAAGTCGGTCTTCAGCCACTCGTGGTTGTCAACAAAATTGACCGTCCCGATGCCCGGCCTCTCGATGTTTTGAACGAAACTTTTGATCTCTTCGTCGAACTGGGTGCCGACGACGCGACTCTCGATTTCCCTTATGTGTTTGCCAGTGGCCGCTCAGGTTATGCCTCTCATGATCCAGCGACACGCAGTGGAGATATCCGTCCACTGCTCGATCTGATCATTGAGCGGATTCCCGGGCCGGAAGTTGATGAAGAGGCTCCGCTGCAGTACATGGTCACTTCGCTGACCTACTCGGAATTCGTGGGCCGGATTGCGACGGGTCGTATTTCGTGCGGCAAGATCAAGACTGGCCAGACGATTTCGCTGATGAAGGCCGACGGGTCGATCAAGAACGAAAAAGTCGTCGCCCTGGAAGTTTTCGACAAACTGGGACGTACTCCCGTTCAAGAAGCGACCGCTGGTGATATTGTCGCGATTACCGGGCTATCCAAGCCTGAAATTGGCGATACCGTCGCCGACCCGGCCTTTCCTAAAGCCATGCCTCGAATCAGTGTGGATGAACCCACCATTTCGATGGTATTCACAATCAACAGTTCTCCCTTTGCCGGTGCTAAAGAAGGTGGCGGGAAGTATCTGACCACTCGCCACTTACGGGATCGACTGGATCGTGAACTTGAATCGAACGTGGCTCTGCGAGTGACAGAAGCCTCTGACAAAGAAGCCTTCAACGTCTCCGGACGTGGCGTGCTTCACCTCTCCGTGCTGATTGAGCAGATGCGACGCGAAGGCTACGAACTCTCCGTGGGCAAGCCACAAGTCATTCGCAAAAGAATTGACGGCAAGATTTACGAACCATTCGAAATTCTTGTCGTCGATGTCCCTCAAAACGAAGTTGGCCCCGTGATGGAAATTGTGGGGAATCGCCGCGGCGAAGTCACCAATATGACCACCAACAGCACCGGGATGTCCCACCTCGAGTTCTCGATCCCGGCCCGTGGCCTGATTGGGATTCGAACCCGGATGCTCAATGCGACGCGTGGCGAAGCCATTATTCACCACCAGTTCGACTGCTATAAGCCAATCGAAGGCGATGTTCCTCGCCGGGCGAACGGTGTTCTCGTTTCTCAAGAGCGTGGGAAAGTGGTCGCTTTCGCCCTCGGGAAACTCCAGGAGCGTTCGGAACTCTTCGTGGCCCCGGGCGATGAAGTCTATGAAGGGATGATCGTGGGAGAAAACTCACGAGATACCGACATGGTGGTCAACCCGATTCGTGAAAAGAAACTCACGAACATGCGTGCCTCAGGTTCTGATGAAAACATCATCCTCAAGCCACCACGCCGCCTCTCTCTCGAAGCGGCTCTCGAGTACATTGAAGATGATGAATATGTCGAAGTGACTCCCTCTATCATTCGTCTCCGCAAAATCCGCCTGACAGAAACCGAGCGCAAGCAGCACTCGCGAGGTAGTGTGACCGAATAG
- a CDS encoding GNAT family N-acetyltransferase: protein MIRMIRPEDTPELLAICETTGLFTIEDLPTLQLLFDDYHLTKSRLGHHALVCEDEDELIAVAYYLPRELTDRTWELLMIMVRATRQTKGVGSLMIEACQEHIRSMGGRLLLIETSSTDDFGPVRQFYRKHGFNDVATVPDYYSDGIGKVTFLKRL from the coding sequence ATGATTCGAATGATTAGACCTGAGGATACTCCCGAACTTCTGGCGATTTGTGAGACTACAGGTCTATTCACGATCGAAGATCTTCCGACGCTACAACTCCTGTTTGATGATTATCACTTGACGAAATCGCGATTAGGACATCATGCGCTGGTTTGTGAAGACGAAGATGAACTCATAGCCGTGGCTTACTACTTACCCAGGGAGTTGACTGATCGAACATGGGAACTTCTGATGATTATGGTGCGTGCAACACGCCAAACCAAGGGGGTTGGCTCGCTTATGATCGAGGCCTGCCAAGAGCACATCAGATCAATGGGCGGAAGGTTGCTTCTCATCGAGACCAGTTCCACCGACGACTTCGGACCAGTCCGGCAATTTTATAGAAAGCACGGCTTTAACGACGTGGCGACTGTTCCTGACTACTACTCGGACGGTATCGGGAAAGTGACATTCTTGAAACGATTATAA